The proteins below come from a single Homalodisca vitripennis isolate AUS2020 unplaced genomic scaffold, UT_GWSS_2.1 ScUCBcl_1156;HRSCAF=4433, whole genome shotgun sequence genomic window:
- the LOC124371256 gene encoding uncharacterized protein LOC124371256 translates to MYHTPGDQLQDLEPVCGAVLLDCPLAFSDILPHQLNDPELANIICELQGGGAHPPYFLSQDAFSKFVWLFRLRSATAQLTTKVLRTNLFQHFGIPATIVSDNGTQFLSNEFKRMCFGHGIRHVTTSPYYPQPSHAERFNRNLRSALIAFHAKNHETWDQELPWIQFAFNTAVHESHKAVPFELLFGFPPNNPLANIWRIGDLLPPPGTPDVASTWAAARRNLFRARELLRRKYNKGRVANPFREGELVYCRAHPTSSAVDKRAAKLSYRWTGPHRIFRFLTPVTALLGDPQTGKVYRKAHISHLKPCRGIP, encoded by the exons ATGTACCATACTCCCGGCGACCAACTTCAGGATTTGGAGCCGGTATGTGGGGCTGTGCTGCTTGACTGTCCTCTGGCCTTTTCGGATATCCTCCCTCATCAACTAAATGATCCCGAGCTGGCCAATATTATCTGTGAGCTTCAAGGAGGAGGTGCCCACCCCCCGTACTTTCTGTCCCAAG ATGCTTTCTCCAAGTTCGTCTGGTTGTTTCGGTTACGAAGCGCCACAGCTCAGCTCACGACTAAGGTGCTCCGTACAAATCTTTTCCAACATTTCGGAATTCCCGCCACTATAGTATCCGATAATGGAACTCAGTTTTTGTCCAATGAATTCaagagaatgtgctttgggcacggtaTCCGTCATGTGACGACTTCGCCTTACTACCCACAGCCCTCCCACGCAGAGCGTTTTAACCGTAATCTGCGATCAGCCCTCATCGCTTTCCATGCTAAAAATCACGAGACATGGGACCAAGAACTCCCTTGGATTCAATTTGCTTTTAACACAGCTgttcatgaaagtcacaaggcggtgccCTTCGAGTTGTTGTTTGGGTTTCCACCCAACAACCCTTTGGCTAATATTTGGAGGATTGGGGACCTTCTGCCACCGCCTGGTACTCCTGATGTTGCTAGCACTTGGGCAGCTGCCCGGCGAAATCTTTTCAGGGCTAGGGAATTGCTGAGGAGGAAGTATAACAAGGGGCGTGTGGCTAACCCTTTCCGAGAGGGGGAACTTGTATATTGTAGAGCTCATCCGACCAGTTCGGCCGTGGACAAAAGGGCTGCAAAGTTGTCTTATCGGTGGACAGGACCCCACCGTATCTTtaggtttctgactccggtgacggcTCTGTTGGGAGATCCCCAAACCGGCAAGGTTTATCGAAAGGCACATATTTCTCATCTAAAGCCTTGCCGGGGAATTCCTTAA